In Fulvitalea axinellae, the DNA window TGACAAATTTGTGGACCGCCATATCCATCCCCAATTCAAGGATCTGGTGACCAGATACTCCCCCGACCTGATCTATGCTGACGGCGAATGGGGCCATTCTGCCAAAGAGTGGAAAAGCGAAGAGCTTTTGGCGTGGCTTTACAATGAGTCGAGCGCCAAGGACCACGTGATCGTCAACGACCGCTGGGGGCGTGGCGACCGGCATAAACACGGCGGGTACTACACTACGGAATACGAGGTTCACGGCGTAAAAGGAGACCATCCGTGGGAAGAAATCCGGGGTATGGGACTCTCGTTCGGTTACAACCGTATGGAAGATCTCGAGGACTACAATTCCTCCAAAACCCTTATCCTGATGTTGGCCGATATAGTAAGCCGCGGCGGAAACCTCTGCCTTAATATCGGTCCGCGCGCCGACGGCAAAATTCCGGTAATAATGCAGGAACGCCTTACCCAGATCGGCGCTTGGCTTAGCGTAAACGGCGAAGCCATATACGGTACAAAAAAATGGTCGACACCCATACAGTGGTCAAAAGGTAGCCGTGACTTTGACTTTAAGGCCGGCGGGAAAAAATATATCGAAGGCGATTATATCTTAAAGCAAACCGTGGATCCAATTCCCGGAAAAGCCGTAAAGGAAGTCTTTTTTACGAGCAAAGGCGACGCCCTCTACGCTATTATCCCTAAATGGAGGAAAGGCAAGGTTACCCTCAAAAACGTTACCGTCGCCCAAGGAGCCAAAGTCACTCTTTTGGGAGCGGACAAAAAAGCCAAATTCAGACAATCGGGTAAGAATCTGGTAATCGACATGCCCGATTTTGACCCCGAATGGAACCTTCCGCCGGAAGCGTATGTAATTAAAATATCAAAAGTGCGGAGGCAAAAAAACACGATCTAACTACCAGAAACACTGGCTGACACAATAGAGGTATCGTATCCATGCGATACCTCTTTTGGTTGATCCCCAACCTTACGCTCGCCGACCAAATTCAACTAAAAAACCACACCAGCTCTCAAGGTCCTCTACTAACAGAGAATCAATATCAAGCGCAGAATCGACCAACCCTTCTTTCCCGGATTTAACAGTAAAAAATGGATACCTCCGGAAAATCCCTAAAATCTGTTTATCCTGACAAAGCCTATCAGCCACGCTTTTATCACCGCTTTTCACCCAAAGACGTTTCCTAAACGGCAAAAACAACCTTGGTAACATCCCGGTTCGGACTCCAATTTCAAACACCGGAAGATCTTCGTCAT includes these proteins:
- a CDS encoding alpha-L-fucosidase codes for the protein MKKTALLLALFLSATVLRAQKVYKPDHADLDTRPLPAWFGQAKFGIFIHWGPYSVPAWSPKGTYEEWYQYWLQTEGIFGNGDFSGKEIPDMQSKLYGESSSYYDFGRQFKAELYDPAQWAKLFKKAGAKYVILTSKHHDGFTLWPNKEAGNARNFKWNSVDIGAKRDLVGDYMKAMRSEGLKAGLYFSLLEWYHPWSRQGMFDKFVDRHIHPQFKDLVTRYSPDLIYADGEWGHSAKEWKSEELLAWLYNESSAKDHVIVNDRWGRGDRHKHGGYYTTEYEVHGVKGDHPWEEIRGMGLSFGYNRMEDLEDYNSSKTLILMLADIVSRGGNLCLNIGPRADGKIPVIMQERLTQIGAWLSVNGEAIYGTKKWSTPIQWSKGSRDFDFKAGGKKYIEGDYILKQTVDPIPGKAVKEVFFTSKGDALYAIIPKWRKGKVTLKNVTVAQGAKVTLLGADKKAKFRQSGKNLVIDMPDFDPEWNLPPEAYVIKISKVRRQKNTI